The region GCCTTTGCCGCCGGCGAGCCGGGGGTAGGCATCCGCCGGATGACGAAGAACTGCTGTCCCATGGTCCACAGGTTGGTGGTGGTCCAGTAGATGAGCACACCGATGGGGAAGTTGATGCCGCCGACGCCGAAGACGATGGGCAGTACGTAGAGCATCATCTTCTGCTGGCGCATGAACGGGCTGGCAAGTGCCTCTTCGGACATGTTCTTGGACATGATCTGCTTCTGCGTAATGAACTGCGAAGCGGTCATCGCCAGGATCATGATGATCGAGAGCACTACAACCGAGAAGTGGCCTTCGTCGCCGAAACCGTGCAGGAGCGAGGAGGACAGCGGGGCACCGAAGATGGTGGCCTCGTCAAACTGCTGGATGGCGCTGTGCGACAGCGCGCCCTGGCCCTTGCCCTCGGCATTCGAGGTGGAGATCCCGTTCAGCACCTGGAACAGGGCAAAGAAGAACGGCATCTGCACGAGCATGGGCAGGCAGGCAGCAAACGGGTTGGTGCCGTGCTTCTTGTACAGGGCCATCTGCTCCTGCGTCATTGCCTGACGCGAAAGCTGGTCGGTCTTGCCCTTGTACTTCTGCTGCAGCTTGCGCAGGTCCGGCTGCAGGGACTGCATGCCGCGCTGCGCCTTGATCTGCTTGACGAAGACCGGAATCAACGCTGCACGGATCACGATCACCAAGCCGATGATGGACAACGTCCAGGTCCACCCGGATGCGGCATCCATCCCGAG is a window of Arthrobacter sp. zg-Y1171 DNA encoding:
- the yidC gene encoding membrane protein insertase YidC, which gives rise to MGFFETILFPFKWVVSWIMWVFHEGFVFLGMDAASGWTWTLSIIGLVIVIRAALIPVFVKQIKAQRGMQSLQPDLRKLQQKYKGKTDQLSRQAMTQEQMALYKKHGTNPFAACLPMLVQMPFFFALFQVLNGISTSNAEGKGQGALSHSAIQQFDEATIFGAPLSSSLLHGFGDEGHFSVVVLSIIMILAMTASQFITQKQIMSKNMSEEALASPFMRQQKMMLYVLPIVFGVGGINFPIGVLIYWTTTNLWTMGQQFFVIRRMPTPGSPAAKALAERRARKGLPMAPLLGEKKGEAPVEVPAAPKGQRVQPARKNRKRK